CGATGTGAAAAGTCATATAGGGACAACATCGAAACGAAAGCTTCTGGGGTTTTGTATTCATAAATATCACTTTGATAAAAATAAGGATAATTTATATGAATAAAGATGACATTGATAGTTATTTGTGAAATAATAGTTCATAATTTAATTGATTTAAATGAAACAATATTTCAGAAGGGGTGGCATACATGTTTGTTTTAGGAATCGATGGCGGGGGTTCATCTACTGTTGCCAGACTTGCTGATTATGCAGGTAACAGCATAAAAACAGTCCAGGTTGGTGAGATCAATTCAACTATGATGAATAAAGATGATTGGATACAGTCCTGTTCATCCATATTGAACCATTTTGAATCGTATGTGGATCGAATACAATGTATTTTTATTGGGTTATCCGGTATTAGCAGGTTGAAAATTGAAACTATAGAATTTTTGAAAGAGGATTTAAAAAAACGAATTCATCCAGATGCTGAAGTATTTATAGTGAATGATGCAGTTCTTGGATTATATGCAGGGACTGGCGGAGAAGATGGCATAGTTAATATTGCCGGAACCGGCTCTCAAACATTCGGACTTAAAAACGGTGTTGAGTTTAAGATAGGTGGGTGGGGACATAAATTTGATCATACAGGAAGTGGATACGGAATTGCGATTGAAGGTATTAAGTCAGTGATTACGGCATATGAGAATCGTTCACCATTCAACTATTTCGAAAAAGCTGTTATGGATGCTTGGGGAGAAGACTCTTTTATGGAAATGATGGAGAAAATAAATTCGGGCAGTTCGGCAAAACAGATCGCACAACTATCTAAGACTATCTGTGCTTTAGCCACTGAAGATGAACAGGCAAGAAGGATCATTGATCGTGCTGCACATGATATATCAGATGCAATAACTCGCATGTCCGAAGCACATTTTGCTGGCGAGAAGGGTGTGAAGGTAATCCTAATGGGTGGTTTAATGAATCAGCAAGATCTGTTTTTGCC
This genomic window from [Bacillus] selenitireducens MLS10 contains:
- a CDS encoding N-acetylglucosamine kinase; this encodes MFVLGIDGGGSSTVARLADYAGNSIKTVQVGEINSTMMNKDDWIQSCSSILNHFESYVDRIQCIFIGLSGISRLKIETIEFLKEDLKKRIHPDAEVFIVNDAVLGLYAGTGGEDGIVNIAGTGSQTFGLKNGVEFKIGGWGHKFDHTGSGYGIAIEGIKSVITAYENRSPFNYFEKAVMDAWGEDSFMEMMEKINSGSSAKQIAQLSKTICALATEDEQARRIIDRAAHDISDAITRMSEAHFAGEKGVKVILMGGLMNQQDLFLPLLEKKLPHALLKVLDQEPVEGAVIAGLKAVKGSENGD